A region of the Hylaeus volcanicus isolate JK05 chromosome 5, UHH_iyHylVolc1.0_haploid, whole genome shotgun sequence genome:
atttgacATACATACCATTTAACACTAGTTTTAAactgtttcaaatttaatataggATACGCCACTAATTGTCCAGGTCCATGAAAAGTTATCAGACCACCTCGATTGGTTCTAAAAAATTCAGCTCCTAAACTCTTCAACTTCTCTTCATCTTCCACTGTATAACTCTTACCCCTAATACCAACTGTATATACTGGATAGTGTTCAACTAGTACTAATGTATTagagatatttttctctaaattttgATGATGTCGATTAGACAATACCTTTTGCAGTCTGAGTCCAGCACTGTAACTTAACCGACCTGCCCATAAAACTTTTACTGCTTTTGAAATCATAATGACCACGATGAAATGctttctttgtaaaattaaatttttttaatacattcacATGTGTAaataacttgaattttttataaatctacttctttttcttcagtCTTTTTGTTATCAGCTTTTTCTTGTATAGTAGTATGTAAAAGCCATGAGACATAGGCGTCTGTTGCAGCATAATTCTTTTGCTCTTCGCTTAGGGGATGAATATGCCACTTACTCATtctaacttttttatttttgtcaattCTTTTTTGCAACTAAAATAAGCAAGGAAAAGAACATTTAcatattgcaaaaataattgtactaATTGTACTacgattttgaatttaaaacacAACTTGATAAAAACACTGACCAGATATGCTGTTAGCTTTTCCAAACTCCAGCGACAAGATCGATTTAGTACTTTGTTTGCAAATGTACCACTGTCTaagcaattattttctacaacCTTCTGAGCTGGGAATTCTTTAAAATCTCTACCAAGTTTCCAAACATCActataaattaagaaattatatgACACAATGATATAAGTAACATTGCAATGATATAAGTAacattacttttttatattgacTCCAACAAGTTTTACTTTTGGATGACTTAACAGAATTACAAATGCAGcaggtaatttttttaatgaatatatatgcaacaaatgacaaatattcttattcaaacaaatttgtgCTAAGGCAGTTTTCCCACTTCCTGTTTGGAAACTAAAAGGCCACTCCAAATCAAATCCTATTGGTACTATTTCATTGTCACAATTTTCCACATCTTTTCTAAAAAGatgacaaagaaaaaaatgaaaatataaataaatatgtagcACTGTATATAacatcaattattattt
Encoded here:
- the LOC128876214 gene encoding 3'-5' exonuclease isoform X1, producing MWTHRCFISYLSIVLKKWKEKHTIEVKEFSIRRSPRFLPSHLKETSEKESTYVEKEPDISLLPPIVFKGCINYIKDFNACASICDDIIKDVENCDNEIVPIGFDLEWPFSFQTGSGKTALAQICLNKNICHLLHIYSLKKLPAAFVILLSHPKVKLVGVNIKNDVWKLGRDFKEFPAQKVVENNCLDSGTFANKVLNRSCRWSLEKLTAYLLQKRIDKNKKVRMSKWHIHPLSEEQKNYAATDAYVSWLLHTTIQEKADNKKTEEKEVDL
- the LOC128876214 gene encoding 3'-5' exonuclease isoform X2, whose translation is MITRGSQQVSITSSSREHTIEVKEFSIRRSPRFLPSHLKETSEKESTYVEKEPDISLLPPIVFKGCINYIKDFNACASICDDIIKDVENCDNEIVPIGFDLEWPFSFQTGSGKTALAQICLNKNICHLLHIYSLKKLPAAFVILLSHPKVKLVGVNIKNDVWKLGRDFKEFPAQKVVENNCLDSGTFANKVLNRSCRWSLEKLTAYLLQKRIDKNKKVRMSKWHIHPLSEEQKNYAATDAYVSWLLHTTIQEKADNKKTEEKEVDL